A region of the Clavelina lepadiformis chromosome 9, kaClaLepa1.1, whole genome shotgun sequence genome:
TCggcaaatataacaaatatcgatacaccgtttcacttgaaatacaaaacatgagaCATAAGCTTACAGAAGTGTCGCTTTCCCTTGCGTGTCGAAGGTAAAAAATGAGCGATCACGTCTGCGTGTGTCGTTCCGCGGCTGTAGCAAGCCTTGTTCGCGGTAGTGAGATGCAGTTTGTTGCGATGTCCAGTGGACTTTGTCTTGATgcgtaaaaaaatatatacaatagtttgctCATGCTCTTGGAGATGTATAACACGTTAGTTAGGcgatcaaaacttcatcacaTCAACCAGGTATCAATGCCATTAGTTCTGTTGTTTCCGAATTAGTTTGGTTGCTGATATTGTAGATGGAATGTCCTGAAAACTTCCTCGTTGACTAGCGTTCGTAGTTGGCTGATCTTGCTGTTGAAACTTGAtcatcaaaacttcataaatagcTGGTAACATTCTTTCTCGCTCAATGTGCAACTAACTCAGCAATTTCGAACTTATCAGGGCACCAATTTATGACAAAGAGAAGGATGATGGTTGAATTGATATCTTGTTTTTCTGCTCACTCGATGAGATGGTTGTCATGTCCCGAACGGTTTGCTTCtgctgtttgtttaatttctgtcTATATAAATTGCTAACTGATAATgttgccatttttatttattataacacaaaggttttcaccttcgggcaaagcttactgaatgttacatagcgctgtagtaaccagtgaaatcgatcacacGAAAAGggaagattgaaaacattacatcagtatttatatgtgacacaccagttcaagcgaggaaattatctgacgtcattaaggaaaacgcAAGTCTgataaacaactgaattataggattctaaattaaattccaaatatcttggaaaacaactcgtgattcgtgacgtaatcgtcacaatggcgaaaaataaacacaacttTACATTACAAAATGTAAGAGCGTCCACTAGCGACAAGAAGAATGTCGTTCAACGGCCGCTACAAGTGTACAACATGTGATACCAGATCATTAGACCGCATCATTTTATTCTTCTTTTTGTAGCAATTACGGAATTAAGTGACAGTGTTGTAGCTTGATTTTTTGATTTCACACATATACTTGGCTGTGGGGTGTGTTTACAACGTTAATtggtttatatttattttttatttgaggtTGATCAGAATCAATGAACAGTTTGACAGGTAATTGAGAAATGAAACTGGTAGCTTTGATAATTGGGTCTAATGCAGAAGTGTACAAGGTGCCTTTGCATATTAGAGCCCAGCTACTAAAATTGTAACATCATCTGATTGTGCACTAGACCCGATACTTGCTAATTAAGCGTGCTTTATCGTACACTGTGGTACAATATAGTAAGATTCTGGCAGTGCATATGTACGCAATGTACCTAAATTTATATTCTGGTAAACTGTTGGTAAATATATTATTGGGAAATATTCTATTATTGGAAATATTCTAAGGCGGGTCAAAAATAATTTCGTCGTTTTGCTTAcaatataactttttgtaaattgtGTATTTGTTCAGATTAAGCTAAAAGCAACATATAATTGACTGACTCATTTGCAGCGAAATGGGCAGACAAAAAGGACAAAGCCAAAGAACAAAGGGCAATGTGCGACCTTCAAACAGTGGCCGTGCTGCGAACAGGTTTTCTGAAAATCAAGGATTTGTCGGATTCAGTTCACTCTCTGGTGACCTGGGTTATGTTCCTGTGATGAAGTCACTGGAGGAAGACAATGACGTGGCCATTGATGCAGATTTCCGGGTGACTCTGTGCAAACTGTATAAAAAAGACATCACAACAAAACTCAAAGCGTTAGCAGAGTTTAACGACCTGTGCCAGAGCAAAGATACTAGTGACGTCATCAGCATCCTTCCATATTGGGCAAGAATTTACAACAAACTCTCTTTCGATTGTGACAGGAGAATCCGAGAGTCGATCCAAAATGCCGTGCAGAAACTGAGTCAATATGCAGGTAAAGACATTGCACCTTACCTCAAGGACATAATGGGATGTTGGTGGATTTCCCAGAGTGATTCTTACTCCCCTGCCGCCTCAGCTGCTAGAAGGGCATTTGAAACTGCCTTTCCTACCACGGAGAAGCAGCTAAAAGCTATTATATTCTGTCACAAAGAGATACTGCATGCCATTCAAATGAATGTTTTTAGTGCGCCGAAAGTACCTGCGCAAAACAAAGATGATTTTGATAAAGAACAGCAGGAGCGGATGATTTCTTCCAGTCTATCTGCTTTAGCATCACTGCTCCAAAACCTGGGTAAAGAACGGATGTCAAAAAATTCTCCAGAGTCTTTAGATCTCATCATTTCTAATCAAAGGTTTTGGAAGTTTCCTAAGCACAAAGCGCCCATCATACGAGCCGCATTTTACCAAGTGGTAGTAGCAATGTGTGTGTCGATTCCTGATCAAATCGAGCAGCATCTTCCAACAATATGCAAGTGTGTATTATGCAAACTTGACGACCCAAATCCGATATTATGCCGAAGCCTTTGGGATGCCGTTGATGCTTTAATCGATACATTTGAGGACTGGCACTCCCATGTTGATATCAGAAAAGGATTTCTTCCACAACTTTATAGTGTTTTGAAAGGCGGTTTTCACGGCAACGCTAGAGTTGTTGCCCCACATATGTTGACACTGCTAAGAAACTTTCCTTCTTCCCTTGCAGTCGTATCAATTTATCAGGAGATATTTAAGTGTTTGGAAATTGGATTGAATGCCGAAAATGTTCAACGCAGCCAAATTGACACAACTGCTGTCGTCACTGCCATGGTTGAATGCATCCAGTTTGTAATTTGTCGGTCTGTTGAAACAAGCGACATGCCTGATTGGAATTCCATCGAGCTGGTTCTGCAAAAACTGTTACTTCCACTGTTAGAGAAATCAGTCAAAGAGCCAGGTATTCATCAGTTTCTTTCTTTATCACTCCATCACCTTGTTGCTCAAACTATTTTGATATTGTCAGAAAAAGCCAGCCTTGAAACTGCAAAGCAGgatattttcattaaaatatgcGATTCAATATGGAAAGAAATCATGAGAATCGGAAACGTTGTGATAACGAAAGAAGATGGAATTGATGAGAGAAAGCGAGTCACTGCGTTTGTTAAATTCCTGAACATTGTGAGGGACTCGTCCACATTAACTACCAAGCCCAAAAGGGTAAAGTTTTTCCAAGCTGGAGCAGAACCTGATGTTTCAAACGATGTCATCTCTGATAAACACAAGGAGTGTGGCAGACCATTTCTCATTGCTAACCTTGAAGACATGTTGTGTACTTTAACGCAAACCACTCTGATGTTTGACACAAATGTGAAATGGAAGTTGCACCTGCTGTCTCAGATTATGTCTAAGTTTGCTTCACgcagtttgtttgaaaagtttttcacGTCACCTGCCAATGACTTCTCATCTGAATCAAGATCGGAAGATTATGCTTTGAAGTTTCTTCTGAAACACATTAAACCAATGATTAAGGAGGCATGCATTGAAACACAAAGCATTAAGGAAGATGGTTTGATTTTGTCAACTTTGATTTATTCTTGTGTTGAACATTCGGATAATGCCGGTGAGTTTCTACAAAACTTGTTTGTAGATTTAAATAATGCAAATTCTACCGCACTCTGTGTTTCGCTTGGTCAGTTGCTTATTAATAATGACCAAGAACAAAACCAAAAGTGGCGCATTTCATGGCTCAGTGGTTGTGAGAGTTCATTTTCGAAATTTCTCCTGTTTCTAGTAAACAGACTCGTTCCAAGTTCTTTTGATAATGAGTCAGAGGAATGGTTGCTCATATGTAACGCTCTTAAGTTTCACTTTTCATTGGAAGGTGTAAATACTTCATCATCACCAGTTTCAATCCACCCTTGCATCATCATGATCGTGCAACGACTGGCTGAATTCTTGGATTCAGATGTTTCTGTGCACAGTgctttgaaaataacaaaagtaattttttccaCATTAGATCCTTGTCGTAACTACAGCTTGTTTGTCGCACTGTACAGTGAATTTCGAAATACTTTTTACTTCTTGCATACAATCTGTTGCTCCTTAAGGTCAAAAGAAGCTGAGCTTGTTTTCAAAAGGACCCTGGATATCTTGATGACCGGTGTCTTGGGTTCATATGAAAGCCAAAACAAAGCATCTCACTTGCTCATGGAAGTTGCAGCTTTGTTTCTTGAGCATCTTTCAAAAAGCGACGTCGCAGACGAAACACAGGTGGACCTAATATCAAGTGTAATGCAGTGGTACGCGGAAGTGTTTATTCATCATGAGGTATCTCAGGAGTTTGTTTCTGACTGGGTAACTGCCTTGCTTCCCACTGAGCTATTGTTCTGTAAATACAGACCTTCGATGGATTCAGATATGTGGCTTGATACAATGCCCAGGGAAAACGCTTTAACATCGACCGGTTCAAGCAAGTTAAAAGAATCTTCTGAATGTTTAGATTTTCGTAGTATTACGCAGAGATTCTATTCGATTGCAGAAAAATTAGGATCTTTCCTGTTGGTTAATTATCCATCCTTAAAAGAAAACTCAAgattttttactatttttgttGAAGCTCTTTTAGCCAACGCACTTTCACAAAATAGTGCAGTTGAGCTTTGTGGGTGGCCTGACCCTGAATTAATATTTACAACACTTGATAAGGTTGTGACCAAGTCCATGTCTGATGGTAGAGGATGGCTTGTGTGCTTCCATCAAATCCTCGCCGAGATAGAGTCGCTTAATTTTGAGAAGCGCGATGATTTGCTCATGGCATTTAATCTGGAAGAGTCTGTCTTAACTGAGCCTATTGCTCAGACCATTGTGGTTTACATCCAGAAGTGTGCTCAGAAATGTCAGTTGaacattattttgcaatgGGTTTTACCAAAGTTTcttgaaaaacaacaacagctAGCCGAGAATGAGACAGAAAGAAATATTATCACAAGAATCATGGCTATTTTGATGTCAGTGTTGGAAGCACTTCATCCAAAGTCTCAAGTTGAAACTTCAATCGGTTATGACATCTTGGTGAAGTTGATTTTCTGGAAGGCAACTAAcggaaacttgtttttatttgattgtGACTTATCAGATGCAGGCaaagaaattattgtgtttaacaCAACCACTGCTCAACTAATTAAAATTGTCATTCAGATTTCACCTTCAACGTTGTCAAGCGAAATGTGGGATTTTGTTCAGTGCTCTCTTGTGTCGTGGATGGAAAGTGTATGTATGACGTTGGAAAAATCAACGCCTTATCCCCAGGACATATTGCTATTGCTTCAGTCATCCTGCCAACTCATGATAACATTGTCAGAGTACTTGCGTTCGGAAGCTGCCGTGAACGATCCAACATTGCCGTCATCCCTAACCACTGAGTGGTTTGAATTCTTTGAACCTGGAGCCCATGCTACACTTGTCCCGATTTTTATTTGGCTTCATGAAAATCCAAACCTGGATGACAAGCTCCTTGGTAAGTTGCTGCAATGTTTCTCCACTATTGCTCCTGTTTCTTTGTTGAGTTGCTCTTCCCGTCTTGAGTCATACCTTTTGCCAGACTCCCAATTGGCTAATCCCGTCCAAACCTTGTTACATCACCTAGGATACGCTTTGCTGCCGAAAAATCAGAATTACACACAACAAGCTATTTCTTATTCTCTCCTGTCGCGACTAGCTGGGCAGGTTTTTAAGCTGGAAAATGGAGAGCTTTGTTCTTCCTTTCAACCTCCTCATCATCTGGTGAATGTTTTGAAAGCTGTTTCTGCATCCGTTGAGGAAGTATGTCATCAGTCGGTGGAAAGATTTCAAGTTCGTTCCAAAGTGAGAAAAGATGTAAGTTCAGAGGAAGAGTCTGTTGATGGACCTGAAGAAGTTGAAATGATGCAAGACCAAGCTGAAGAGTTTGAAAATGACCAGTTACATTTCCATAACCCTGAGAGTGTGTGTTATCTTCTTGTTTGGAAGTTGCTGATCTTTTTGACTCATCACATCCCAAGTGAAAAGAGACCGGAATACATGGCAGAGTTAACCGGTGACTCAATCACCTCAATCCAAAACCATCTTCTTCCAACAATGCTCCAAATGTTGCCAAAAAATCCAAGGACCAACAAGACAACTATGTTTGACATCAAATTCGATcctttaaaagaaaatttaaatgaatacTCGTCAGTTCAGCATCTAGCTTGCTCTCTTTATAAGGACATCTTAATTTCAACACCTGTTATTGTCAGAACCTGGTATGCTTCCCTTAATAAATTAGTCAGCGCGACTGTTGAGGAGTAcacttcaaaatttgtcagTCCGGTCATATGCAAAGAAGAATTAAACATGATATCGCAGTCTAAACCTCCTCCTAGCATGCAGGTATCACGCTAACTTTGTGTTCTGAATATGTTTGCCACGAAAGCTAAAATCTTAAATCACATGTTACATGAACTTATTCAGTAAACAATCAAAGAAAACTATCAATAAGTCATTTTGTTGTTACTTTGATAACTTTTTAACAGTGATCGTCGATTAAAATTGACAATATCGTTGCTCTATTGGTTCAGGTTCGATCTCGATTTGCCACCAGGGAAGTAGTCGCTGTTTACGAAGTTGTGGATGCGGAGTTTGAGATATCCATCCAACTTCCACCAAATCATCCCCTGACTCCGGCACAAGTTAACACCGTCAAGAGAGTCGGAGTCGCGACTTCGCAGTGGAGGTACTGGATGCTGCAGATGACCATGCTCCTCCAGCATCAGAACGGCACCATTCTCGACGCCTTGTTGCTATGGAAACAGAAGGTGGACAAGAGACTTGACGGACTCGAAGAGTGCATGATTTGTTTTTCAGTTGTCTATGGCAGCAATGCGCAGTCGCTGCCGAAACTGCAGTGTAAAACGTGTCGTAAAAGGTATCATCCAGAATGTTTGTACAAATGGTTTGACACAAGTAATCAATCTACTTGTCCGCTGTGCCGGTCTCCCATGATGTTTAGGtgattttgattaaaatttgtttaattctgTTGTGGTTTTCTGAATTGGTGgtgaaataataaataatcagcgtttttatttaaatgcagGCTGGTCCATTGTTCGTGATTCCATAATTTGAATATCTTGTGGATATAGCATTTGGTGTTGCCATTGTTCATTGCTcagtttacttttgttttcGCTTAATTTCTACATACAACTACATTTGCAATACACTGGTGTACCTTGTAATACTTTGCCAAACTAAGTTGTTTTCGTTTCCTTATATGAGACCTGGATTCTGACAAATAACGAATAAATAAGCCAGCAGTGAACCATACTAATGTTTCTGCAGCAATTGACCACACTCATTCCATcgattcaaattttatttgtcagCGCGCAAGTAACAAAATAGCGCATCTATTTCGCTGCCAACCGCTTGTCTCTCTCCTCTGCGATTGTAAGTTTGATTCCTTTGCCTCTTGGAAGAGACACCATTGGTTTGTTTGCCTAAGTAAGATAAAGGATTTAAAAACGGTCTTGAGAAAAAAATCTGAACAactaaaaacttaaattacaaaaatctATATACATTGCAAGCCAGGGATCAGGACTTCATTGATATCACGACACAATCAAAAACACGGACCTGAAGTTTTGACTCATCATTTCTCTGGCTTGCATGACCGCGTTAAGACGCTGTCAAACAGGGTGAAACTAAGATATCCATGATTTTGTTGGAATCTTACGTAGGGTTTTAAAAAACtcgtttagaccaatcagaaggcagcatgaTTGGTATTGCTTTCTAGTCTGGGAATTACCTTGGGTGAATGCCCTAGGTTGCTTGCAGAACTACAGTAaaaatagctaaaattggACTTTTTATGCCAAAAGTTCTGGTGTAGATTTTGCACCTCCGTTTTAATTATGGTTTTTTGATGGTATTTTATTCCAAAGCACCacgcaaaatttcagagccccatggaggatttttcaagtaatcagtttttttagaaaattcactaaaataaaacgaaaaagatttttatggcattttttggtatttgacTGCTCCTTAACATAGCTCAGTTAAGTTGCTAAGTTTTTAGAAGTGCAACTGAATCATTTTGAACCAGCATTTCTATAAATATATTGTTAAATCACTGCATCTGCTCAAACAGTTAAGGTTCTGTTTGAAGGTTAGTGTCTATGTAATGCTGCTTTTACAAATTGCGATCACCGCTTACAAAGCCAATTTAGTGGGGTCCCGATCTACTCCATTTGTTTCTGTGGTAAAAGTAAAACACACGGCATAGAGTAAGCCCAAAACCCCGTCTTACAAGccaattttcaacaaagaatCACATTATATTGAGCTTAACGACAAGTGTGATAAAAGCTTTTGGCACAGAATGCTTAATGTTTAGGGTTGCCATATTTGAAAACTAAAAAAGGGACAATTCTGAAACTTCATGCATTAAATTTCGCATGCCATGAAATGGTTCTACAACtgcaaaaattacaatttcatatggatttCACAAGAAGATTCTGTACTTTTGTACTGTTTAGAAATAAATCTGAGTTCAAGTTGTTCAATTTCACTGTTGAAGGTCTAAATCTCACCAACGTAATATACAAGGAGGGCAAAATTGGTTGCTAAAATTTCAATTCATAATGagttaaagttttattacaTGCTGTCGGGttaaaatttgtgtttgtGCTTAGTTTCTCGTAAACCGCCCGATATTTTAGTGCAGCTGCAAGGATTTTTCCGAATCATTCAGTTTCAACGCAAAACACTTAAATGCCTTAGCCTTAGCAAAACAGGCTACCGAGTGGCTGCAATAAGTGCCACAAAAACGGGGAATTTAAAATAGCAAGGTCCTAAGGTAGGCTTATAAA
Encoded here:
- the LOC143470171 gene encoding E3 ubiquitin-protein ligase listerin-like, encoding MGRQKGQSQRTKGNVRPSNSGRAANRFSENQGFVGFSSLSGDLGYVPVMKSLEEDNDVAIDADFRVTLCKLYKKDITTKLKALAEFNDLCQSKDTSDVISILPYWARIYNKLSFDCDRRIRESIQNAVQKLSQYAGKDIAPYLKDIMGCWWISQSDSYSPAASAARRAFETAFPTTEKQLKAIIFCHKEILHAIQMNVFSAPKVPAQNKDDFDKEQQERMISSSLSALASLLQNLGKERMSKNSPESLDLIISNQRFWKFPKHKAPIIRAAFYQVVVAMCVSIPDQIEQHLPTICKCVLCKLDDPNPILCRSLWDAVDALIDTFEDWHSHVDIRKGFLPQLYSVLKGGFHGNARVVAPHMLTLLRNFPSSLAVVSIYQEIFKCLEIGLNAENVQRSQIDTTAVVTAMVECIQFVICRSVETSDMPDWNSIELVLQKLLLPLLEKSVKEPGIHQFLSLSLHHLVAQTILILSEKASLETAKQDIFIKICDSIWKEIMRIGNVVITKEDGIDERKRVTAFVKFLNIVRDSSTLTTKPKRVKFFQAGAEPDVSNDVISDKHKECGRPFLIANLEDMLCTLTQTTLMFDTNVKWKLHLLSQIMSKFASRSLFEKFFTSPANDFSSESRSEDYALKFLLKHIKPMIKEACIETQSIKEDGLILSTLIYSCVEHSDNAGEFLQNLFVDLNNANSTALCVSLGQLLINNDQEQNQKWRISWLSGCESSFSKFLLFLVNRLVPSSFDNESEEWLLICNALKFHFSLEGVNTSSSPVSIHPCIIMIVQRLAEFLDSDVSVHSALKITKVIFSTLDPCRNYSLFVALYSEFRNTFYFLHTICCSLRSKEAELVFKRTLDILMTGVLGSYESQNKASHLLMEVAALFLEHLSKSDVADETQVDLISSVMQWYAEVFIHHEVSQEFVSDWVTALLPTELLFCKYRPSMDSDMWLDTMPRENALTSTGSSKLKESSECLDFRSITQRFYSIAEKLGSFLLVNYPSLKENSRFFTIFVEALLANALSQNSAVELCGWPDPELIFTTLDKVVTKSMSDGRGWLVCFHQILAEIESLNFEKRDDLLMAFNLEESVLTEPIAQTIVVYIQKCAQKCQLNIILQWVLPKFLEKQQQLAENETERNIITRIMAILMSVLEALHPKSQVETSIGYDILVKLIFWKATNGNLFLFDCDLSDAGKEIIVFNTTTAQLIKIVIQISPSTLSSEMWDFVQCSLVSWMESVCMTLEKSTPYPQDILLLLQSSCQLMITLSEYLRSEAAVNDPTLPSSLTTEWFEFFEPGAHATLVPIFIWLHENPNLDDKLLGKLLQCFSTIAPVSLLSCSSRLESYLLPDSQLANPVQTLLHHLGYALLPKNQNYTQQAISYSLLSRLAGQVFKLENGELCSSFQPPHHLVNVLKAVSASVEEVCHQSVERFQVRSKVRKDVSSEEESVDGPEEVEMMQDQAEEFENDQLHFHNPESVCYLLVWKLLIFLTHHIPSEKRPEYMAELTGDSITSIQNHLLPTMLQMLPKNPRTNKTTMFDIKFDPLKENLNEYSSVQHLACSLYKDILISTPVIVRTWYASLNKLVSATVEEYTSKFVSPVICKEELNMISQSKPPPSMQVRSRFATREVVAVYEVVDAEFEISIQLPPNHPLTPAQVNTVKRVGVATSQWRYWMLQMTMLLQHQNGTILDALLLWKQKVDKRLDGLEECMICFSVVYGSNAQSLPKLQCKTCRKRYHPECLYKWFDTSNQSTCPLCRSPMMFR